One segment of Panulirus ornatus isolate Po-2019 chromosome 2, ASM3632096v1, whole genome shotgun sequence DNA contains the following:
- the LOC139757768 gene encoding protein lethal(2)essential for life-like produces the protein MSSSTTSKTLSVIKRESFFDDSFFTDSWDDFDKAVQSILDKFDNTGLKVDVGTRSKCRDVYSKIRSSKIDEDLYASQALQITEKDGKFQAVMDVKDFSPNDLQVRVVDDRVVVEGKYVKKSEDGSSMSSKSFYKEFTMPHSANIDEVATALSRDGVLTIKAPKREGDAAKPAGALTSSVQQSSSSSVQQSSSSSVQQSSSVTSSSVKKVSMSSSSTFSSTSSSNFSSNMDSLDDMAKDMKDRLVFSHENVNLKLKGGQ, from the exons ATGTCGTCAAGCACCACCAGCAAGACACTCAGTGTGATCAAGAGGGAATCTTTCTTCGATGACTCCTTCTTCACAGACTCCTGGGATGACTTCGACAAGGCTGTCCAGTCTATCCTCGACAAATTCGATAACACAGGACTCAag GTGGATGTGGGGACGAGGTCCAAGTGCCGTGATGTGTACAGCAAGATCCGCAGCAGCAAGATCGACGAGGACCTCTACGCCTCCCAGGCTCTCCAGATCACCGAGAAGGATGGGAAGTTCCAG GCTGTGATGGACGTGAAGGACTTCAGCCCAAATGACCTGCAGGTGCGAGTGGTGGACGACCGAGTCGTCGTCGAGGGCAAGTACGTCAAG AAGTCTGAAGATGGTTCCTCCATGTCCTCCAAGTCCTTCTACAAGGAGTTCACGATGCCCCACAGTGCTAACATCGATGAGGTAGCCACTGCTCTCTCTAGGGATGGTGTCCTTACCATCAAGGCACCTAAGAGG gagggtgaTGCTGCCAAGCCTGCCGGGGCCCTTACCTCCTCCGTCCAGCAGTCATCCTCCTCTTCAGTACAacagtcatcctcctcctcagtacAACAGTCATCCTCCGTCACCTCCAGCTCAGTCAAGAAG GTCTCCATGTCTTCATCTTCTACTTTTtcatccacctcctcttccaaCTTCTCATCCAATATGGACTCTTTGGATGATATGGCTAAGGACATGAAGGACCGTTTGGTGTTCTCCCATGAAAATGTCAACCTCAAGCTCAAAGGAGGACAGTAA